A region from the Niveispirillum cyanobacteriorum genome encodes:
- a CDS encoding aminotransferase class I/II-fold pyridoxal phosphate-dependent enzyme: MSAAAGWLDMLAAQALDALEMTGRRRTLRAYDRDGIRLRLPDGNVLVDVASNDYLGLAQDPGIIDRAAEYVARFGAGSGASRLVCGTLTAHREVEEKLAAFLGTEAALLFGTGFQANSTLLPALAELLGGEAELLVDRLSHASILNGAFAQGVKAKRFRHNDLNHLEDLLKEATGPRMVVTESVFSMDGDRADLAAIADLADRYGAPVYLDEAHAIGVLGPEGRGLAAEMPGRIAVTMGTLGKAFGGFGAYVAGSRLLIDYLINRCAGFLYTTAPPPAVLGALDAVLDVIPSLDMERMRLASMADAVRMAVQGVGYDTGASSTQIIPVIAGTEQAALGLQQILEMAGFLAVAIRPPTVPAGTSRLRLSLSAALDDHTAGQLLTVLSCLPPPGMGLP; the protein is encoded by the coding sequence ATGAGTGCTGCTGCCGGCTGGTTGGACATGCTGGCGGCCCAGGCGCTGGACGCGCTGGAGATGACGGGCCGCCGCCGCACCTTGCGCGCCTATGACCGCGACGGCATCCGTCTGCGCCTGCCTGATGGCAATGTCCTGGTCGATGTCGCCTCCAATGATTATCTGGGTCTGGCCCAGGACCCCGGCATCATCGACCGGGCCGCCGAATATGTGGCCCGTTTCGGGGCCGGCAGCGGTGCCTCGCGTCTGGTCTGCGGCACCCTGACGGCCCATAGGGAAGTTGAAGAAAAGCTGGCTGCCTTTTTGGGGACCGAGGCGGCGTTGCTGTTCGGGACCGGGTTCCAGGCCAATTCCACGCTTCTGCCCGCATTAGCTGAACTGCTGGGCGGGGAGGCGGAACTGCTGGTCGACCGGCTGTCCCATGCCAGCATTCTGAATGGTGCCTTTGCCCAGGGGGTGAAGGCGAAACGCTTCCGGCACAATGACCTGAACCATCTGGAAGATCTGCTGAAGGAAGCGACCGGTCCCCGCATGGTGGTGACCGAGTCTGTGTTCAGCATGGATGGCGACCGCGCCGATCTTGCTGCCATCGCCGATCTGGCCGATCGGTACGGCGCGCCCGTCTATTTGGATGAAGCGCATGCCATCGGCGTTCTGGGGCCGGAGGGGCGGGGGCTGGCGGCAGAAATGCCGGGCCGTATCGCCGTGACGATGGGCACGTTGGGCAAGGCGTTTGGCGGGTTCGGTGCCTATGTCGCGGGGTCGCGACTGTTGATTGATTACCTGATCAACCGGTGTGCCGGGTTCCTGTACACGACGGCCCCGCCGCCGGCGGTGTTGGGCGCGCTGGATGCGGTGCTTGACGTCATCCCGTCGCTGGATATGGAGCGCATGCGCCTTGCCAGCATGGCGGATGCCGTGCGTATGGCGGTGCAGGGTGTCGGTTATGATACCGGGGCCAGCAGCACGCAGATCATCCCCGTCATCGCCGGCACCGAACAGGCGGCCCTGGGCCTGCAACAGATTTTGGAAATGGCGGGCTTCCTGGCCGTCGCCATCCGCCCGCCGACCGTGCCCGCCGGTACTTCGCGCCTGCGCCTGTCGTTATCGGCGGCGCTGGATGACCATACGGCGGGACAGTTGCTGACCGTGCTGTCCTGTCTGCCGCCGCCGGGCATGGGTCTGCCCTGA
- a CDS encoding alpha/beta fold hydrolase, whose translation MTRPLFLFVHGWAGTPRLWDPVRAVLIARGVAAGDMVTAVPPEGTGRPLICIGHSLGAAWLLTQRPTLSGFVAINGFTRFTATPDFIAGTPPRILMQMRRRLLADPVAVLADFHARAGLPLPDGLPDAETLAAGLDLLGDIDARAAFAALSVPHVALCGEDDLIVPPAQSRGSFPDPVMVPDAGHALPVSHPGLCADHILSLAARC comes from the coding sequence ATGACCCGCCCCCTGTTCCTGTTCGTGCATGGCTGGGCCGGCACGCCCCGCCTGTGGGACCCTGTGCGGGCGGTGCTGATCGCACGCGGGGTGGCGGCGGGGGATATGGTGACGGCGGTGCCGCCGGAAGGGACGGGACGCCCCCTCATCTGCATCGGCCATTCCCTGGGTGCCGCTTGGCTCCTGACCCAGAGGCCGACCTTATCGGGCTTCGTCGCCATCAATGGCTTTACTCGCTTCACGGCCACCCCCGACTTTATCGCTGGCACCCCTCCCCGCATCCTGATGCAGATGCGTCGCCGGTTGCTGGCCGATCCGGTGGCGGTGCTGGCCGATTTTCATGCCCGTGCCGGGCTGCCATTGCCCGATGGCCTGCCCGACGCCGAAACCCTGGCCGCGGGTCTGGACCTGTTGGGCGATATCGACGCGCGGGCCGCCTTTGCGGCGCTGTCTGTCCCGCATGTCGCCCTGTGTGGCGAGGATGACCTGATCGTGCCGCCGGCCCAGTCGCGCGGCAGTTTCCCCGACCCGGTGATGGTGCCGGACGCCGGTCACGCCCTGCCGGTCAGCCATCCGGGCCTGTGTGCCGACCATATTCTTTCCCTGGCGGCGCGATGCTGA
- a CDS encoding methyltransferase: MLNEGDKRAVARRFAAAAARYDASARVQARIAVAMAERLAALDLPTGVRVLEIGCGTGLLTAAALARLPQVGHWLATDIAPGMVAACHQRLSTDPRLSVAAMDGEGPATQGPFDLICSTLALQWFPDAARALSLWHGLLRPGGRLCVATLGVDTFAQWRAALAAAGVKAAGPAYPDAATLSRWLGPGGRVERQDFVEHHADARHFLLSLRGIGADYAPTRLSPASLRRAMRGLDAVKPVDITYDVRWLTLQASSISHG, from the coding sequence ATGCTGAACGAGGGTGATAAGCGCGCGGTGGCCCGCCGCTTTGCCGCCGCCGCCGCCCGTTATGATGCGTCGGCGCGGGTGCAGGCGCGCATCGCTGTCGCAATGGCCGAACGGCTGGCGGCGCTTGATCTTCCCACGGGCGTGCGGGTGCTGGAGATCGGGTGTGGCACCGGGCTGCTGACGGCGGCGGCGCTGGCCAGGCTGCCACAGGTGGGGCACTGGCTGGCGACTGACATCGCGCCCGGCATGGTCGCCGCCTGCCATCAACGCCTGTCCACTGACCCGCGCCTGTCGGTTGCCGCCATGGATGGGGAGGGGCCGGCGACGCAGGGACCGTTCGACCTGATCTGTTCTACCCTGGCCCTGCAATGGTTTCCGGATGCAGCCCGCGCGCTGTCGCTGTGGCACGGACTGCTGCGGCCCGGTGGGCGGCTATGTGTGGCGACATTGGGCGTGGATACGTTCGCGCAGTGGCGGGCGGCCCTGGCAGCGGCGGGGGTAAAGGCGGCGGGTCCGGCCTATCCCGATGCGGCCACCCTGTCCCGCTGGCTGGGGCCGGGTGGTCGGGTGGAACGACAGGATTTCGTGGAACATCACGCCGATGCCCGCCATTTCCTGCTGTCCCTGCGCGGGATCGGTGCCGATTACGCGCCCACCCGTCTGTCGCCTGCCAGCCTGCGCCGCGCCATGCGCGGGCTGGATGCCGTCAAGCCTGTGGACATCACCTATGATGTGCGCTGGCTGACCCTGCAGGCATCATCAATTTCCCATGGATGA
- a CDS encoding sigma-70 family RNA polymerase sigma factor, with amino-acid sequence MSDDLFHQQLTDHLTALRRYAFVLTRSADEAEDLLQDCLAKAVASAAQWRPGSDLKAWLFRILYTCHISRRRRQQVRLRSVTSLEAEMAEPSQPPDQLARLEAARVVAKLETLPEGQRQAILMVAVEDLKYEDAARRLGIPIGTFMSRIARGREALRRALEGEERPALRVLEGGKHGQ; translated from the coding sequence ATGAGCGACGATCTTTTCCATCAACAGCTGACGGATCATCTGACGGCCTTGCGCCGCTATGCCTTCGTGCTGACCCGGTCGGCGGATGAGGCGGAGGATCTGTTGCAGGATTGCCTGGCCAAGGCGGTGGCATCGGCGGCGCAATGGCGGCCGGGCAGCGACCTGAAGGCCTGGCTGTTCCGTATCCTCTATACCTGCCATATCAGCCGACGCCGGCGGCAGCAGGTGCGCCTGCGCTCCGTCACCAGCCTGGAGGCGGAGATGGCCGAACCGTCCCAACCGCCAGATCAGCTGGCGCGGCTGGAGGCCGCTCGGGTGGTGGCGAAGCTGGAGACCCTGCCCGAGGGGCAGCGTCAGGCCATCCTGATGGTGGCCGTGGAAGATTTGAAATATGAGGACGCGGCCAGGCGTCTGGGCATTCCCATCGGTACCTTCATGTCGCGCATCGCCCGAGGACGGGAAGCCCTGCGCCGCGCGCTGGAGGGAGAGGAACGCCCGGCCCTGCGCGTGCTGGAGGGGGGCAAGCATGGACAATGA
- a CDS encoding anti-sigma factor family protein, whose protein sequence is MDNDLTQDGIEESDLHAFLDGELDEARAAKVRAYLMDNPDAHERLARYAEQQLALAAAAGEPSWPALPAPLVEGLERGLRRGLWRQRLSRVAATVLLVAMGWGANDLLRRPVFASLPDYAQQAIDAHEIFANDPTRPVEIPGTKPEEIRRWLSAKLGERVAIPDLRRLGLTLVGARVLGTDEGATGQLLYEDVIGRRMTLSLAPDEGAAPDSPVMEEFQGLEVGLWRGEDFALAAISNDMPVELDRLIQAVDVALLPEPEKNHHEGDEGN, encoded by the coding sequence ATGGACAATGATCTGACCCAGGACGGGATTGAGGAAAGCGATCTCCACGCCTTCCTGGATGGCGAGCTGGATGAGGCGCGCGCCGCCAAGGTCCGTGCTTATCTGATGGATAATCCTGACGCGCATGAACGGCTGGCCCGTTATGCCGAACAGCAGCTGGCGCTGGCGGCAGCGGCGGGAGAGCCATCCTGGCCCGCCCTTCCGGCACCGCTGGTGGAGGGGCTGGAACGGGGCTTGCGTCGGGGCCTGTGGCGGCAGCGCCTGTCGCGCGTGGCGGCGACGGTGCTGCTGGTCGCCATGGGCTGGGGGGCGAACGACCTTCTGCGCCGGCCCGTCTTTGCCAGCCTGCCCGACTATGCGCAGCAAGCCATCGACGCGCATGAGATTTTCGCCAACGACCCCACGCGGCCCGTGGAAATCCCCGGCACGAAGCCGGAGGAGATCCGGCGCTGGCTATCGGCCAAGCTGGGCGAACGGGTGGCCATCCCCGACCTGCGCCGCCTGGGCCTGACCCTGGTCGGTGCCCGCGTGCTGGGAACGGACGAAGGGGCGACGGGACAACTTCTCTATGAGGATGTGATTGGTCGACGCATGACCTTGTCGCTGGCCCCGGACGAGGGGGCGGCCCCCGACAGTCCCGTGATGGAAGAATTCCAGGGGCTTGAGGTTGGCCTGTGGCGGGGGGAGGATTTCGCCCTTGCCGCCATTTCCAACGACATGCCCGTGGAACTCGACCGTCTGATCCAGGCTGTCGATGTGGCGTTGCTGCCGGAGCCGGAAAAAAATCACCATGAAGGGGATGAAGGAAATTGA
- a CDS encoding OpgC family protein, translating to MPHPVPVSMPPTRPVRDARIDLFRGAALLAIFINHIPGNPGRFLTWNWLGFSDAAELFMLLAGLSLSLAHWEFQARHGWLRLALRLGARSFRLYRTYLLLALVLAAGGAAAFAATGDRAIVWHLGIEPLLDDTVAALPALFALQYLPGYADILATYVPLVLASAFLLPLAARGVWLVLLPSGLLWLYVQMTGANLSAGFQGERWMFNPLAWQFLFCIGLCIGAGAKRDLSWPRHRLLDMAAFAWVAVGVVAVEPWRQLGFDHPLPSFLALPLGSKDGLGWPRLLHILALAHLVVRFLPAGADVLRAAWLAPLRLLGRQPLPVFAFGAILSFAGHYALIAWPDPGWARIVFINAGGATALLLLAALLEWQAAGMPRPDMPLRGPWHPFTLRALSRD from the coding sequence GTGCCCCATCCCGTCCCTGTGTCGATGCCGCCAACCCGCCCCGTGCGGGATGCGCGTATTGACCTGTTCCGGGGGGCGGCGCTGCTGGCGATTTTCATCAACCATATCCCCGGCAATCCGGGCCGGTTCCTGACCTGGAACTGGCTGGGTTTTTCTGACGCCGCAGAGCTGTTCATGCTGCTGGCGGGACTGTCCCTGTCATTGGCTCATTGGGAGTTCCAGGCCCGGCATGGCTGGCTGCGGCTGGCCCTGCGGCTGGGTGCGCGTTCCTTCCGGCTTTACAGGACCTATCTGCTGCTTGCCCTGGTGCTGGCGGCGGGCGGCGCGGCGGCATTCGCGGCCACCGGCGACCGGGCCATCGTCTGGCATTTGGGGATCGAACCGCTGCTGGATGATACAGTCGCGGCCCTGCCGGCCCTGTTCGCCCTGCAATACCTGCCCGGCTATGCGGATATCCTGGCCACCTATGTGCCGCTGGTGCTGGCCAGCGCCTTCCTGTTGCCGCTGGCGGCGCGGGGTGTGTGGCTGGTGCTGCTGCCGTCGGGCTTGCTCTGGCTTTATGTGCAGATGACGGGTGCCAACCTGTCGGCGGGGTTCCAGGGTGAGCGCTGGATGTTCAACCCATTGGCGTGGCAGTTCCTGTTCTGCATCGGCTTGTGCATCGGCGCAGGGGCGAAGCGCGACCTGTCATGGCCGCGCCACCGGCTGCTGGATATGGCTGCCTTTGCCTGGGTCGCCGTGGGCGTGGTGGCGGTGGAGCCGTGGCGGCAGCTGGGCTTTGACCATCCGCTGCCCTCTTTCCTGGCCCTGCCGCTGGGGTCGAAGGACGGGTTGGGCTGGCCCCGGCTGCTGCATATCCTGGCGCTGGCGCACCTGGTGGTGCGGTTTCTGCCGGCGGGTGCCGATGTGCTGCGCGCTGCATGGCTGGCACCGCTGCGCCTGCTGGGCCGGCAGCCGCTGCCCGTCTTCGCGTTTGGCGCGATCCTCAGTTTCGCGGGGCATTACGCCCTGATCGCCTGGCCTGATCCCGGCTGGGCACGCATCGTTTTCATCAATGCCGGTGGGGCGACTGCCCTGCTTCTCCTGGCTGCCCTCCTGGAGTGGCAGGCCGCCGGCATGCCACGGCCCGACATGCCCCTTCGCGGGCCGTGGCACCCTTTCACCCTGCGCGCCCTGTCGCGTGATTAG
- a CDS encoding 2OG-Fe(II) oxygenase: protein MQNFDLDPVRPGIGELAPWFVAASGDTAQFHLSSLGGRNVVLCFPGAQTAPAIAAIDLLAAAAGRMDINHAICFAVISGADAPAARHRWPHLRMFHDDTPSRLYPLYNVAPEGGWIVIDTSMRILMRAPLSDGTAVLSRVAAIPPSGLMGPIDQPAPVLTVPGVFEPEFCRYLVDLYQQQGGTESGFMREVNGQTVGIVDHNFKRRQDLEIDDEAIRAAARERIVRRLVPMITRALSFRTTRMERYIVACYDGSEGGFFRAHRDNTTRGTAHRRFAVTINLNAEEFEGGELRFPEFGPRTYRAPTGGAVVFCCSLLHEATPVTAGTRYAFLPFLYDEAAAKVREANIGFLGDGTAQYKAG from the coding sequence ATGCAGAATTTCGACCTTGACCCTGTCCGCCCCGGTATTGGTGAACTGGCCCCCTGGTTCGTCGCCGCCAGCGGTGACACTGCCCAGTTTCATCTGTCCAGTCTTGGGGGGCGTAACGTTGTTCTTTGCTTTCCAGGGGCGCAAACCGCTCCGGCAATAGCGGCAATCGATCTGCTTGCCGCTGCCGCCGGCCGCATGGATATCAATCATGCGATATGCTTCGCGGTGATCAGCGGCGCTGACGCGCCGGCTGCTCGCCACCGCTGGCCGCATCTGCGCATGTTCCACGACGATACGCCATCCCGTCTCTATCCGCTCTATAACGTCGCGCCGGAGGGTGGATGGATTGTGATCGATACGTCGATGCGCATTCTGATGCGCGCACCCCTGTCCGATGGAACTGCGGTACTGTCCCGGGTAGCGGCAATACCGCCTTCCGGACTGATGGGTCCTATCGATCAGCCCGCCCCGGTACTGACCGTGCCGGGTGTGTTCGAGCCGGAATTCTGCCGCTATCTGGTGGACCTTTATCAGCAGCAGGGCGGCACGGAATCAGGCTTCATGCGGGAGGTGAACGGCCAGACCGTCGGTATTGTCGATCACAACTTCAAGCGGCGACAGGACCTGGAGATCGATGATGAGGCGATCCGTGCGGCAGCCCGAGAGCGTATTGTACGTCGTCTGGTCCCGATGATCACCCGTGCCCTCAGTTTTCGTACCACCCGCATGGAGCGTTACATTGTCGCCTGCTATGACGGGTCGGAAGGCGGCTTCTTCCGCGCGCACCGTGACAATACCACCCGCGGTACAGCCCATCGCCGCTTTGCCGTCACCATCAACCTGAACGCGGAAGAATTCGAAGGCGGGGAGTTGCGTTTTCCGGAGTTCGGGCCCCGTACCTATCGGGCACCGACGGGCGGTGCCGTGGTCTTCTGTTGTTCGCTGTTGCATGAGGCGACGCCGGTCACCGCTGGCACCCGCTACGCCTTCCTGCCCTTCCTTTACGATGAAGCCGCAGCCAAGGTGAGGGAGGCCAATATCGGCTTCCTGGGCGATGGGACGGCGCAATACAAGGCGGGCTGA
- a CDS encoding RNA polymerase sigma factor — protein MAGAEAERVLAVEMLETALPRHRDLLQAYFRNRLPCPQDAEDHVQEVYSRVIAATAPQTGIANWKGFLLRAAANLLTDNFRRDQARAGGRHVSLDDDLDAGSDEVATPERVVAARQRLGHVQAALAELDPVCREAFLLCRVEGMSHRDIAARLGIEVGAVTRHVERALIHLARRTGGRGAA, from the coding sequence ATGGCGGGTGCGGAGGCGGAAAGGGTACTGGCGGTGGAGATGCTGGAAACAGCGCTGCCCCGGCATCGGGACCTGTTGCAGGCCTATTTCCGCAATCGCCTGCCTTGTCCACAGGATGCGGAGGACCATGTGCAGGAAGTGTATTCCCGCGTCATTGCCGCCACGGCCCCGCAGACCGGCATCGCCAACTGGAAAGGCTTTCTGCTGCGCGCCGCCGCCAATCTACTGACCGATAATTTCCGGCGCGATCAGGCCCGCGCCGGGGGCCGGCATGTATCATTAGACGACGATCTTGATGCTGGCAGCGATGAGGTCGCCACGCCCGAACGTGTCGTCGCGGCGCGTCAGCGCCTGGGCCATGTCCAGGCAGCGCTGGCCGAACTGGATCCGGTCTGCCGCGAAGCGTTCCTGCTGTGCCGGGTCGAAGGCATGAGCCATCGCGACATCGCCGCCCGGCTAGGGATTGAGGTCGGGGCCGTTACCCGTCATGTCGAACGCGCCCTGATCCATCTGGCGCGGCGCACCGGTGGCCGGGGTGCGGCATGA
- a CDS encoding FecR family protein has protein sequence MTLPADHDLEQAARWMARLRAGQDAATRRDFRRWLEQDPAHASAMERVASAWEQAGPLLPVPSVRHQARPFMTGFAALAACLALLLAVPPQWLAWARENHATTRGEVRAIQLWDGSEIRLDADSAVEVAYGPFSRDIRLTRGEASFKVARSRLRPFAVTADHLTIVATGTEFIVEDATDTRVTLLEGGVDLRDPASDRVTGRLAPGQMAVADGMRPPRIASADIEQAGAWRQGRLIFNQTSLGEALTRFARYGGPRVTLSENAAALQVSGVFATGDVEKFVAVAAKLHGLAVTRGGDGGMTLTVERGKRRG, from the coding sequence ATGACCCTGCCCGCCGATCATGATCTGGAACAGGCGGCCCGCTGGATGGCGCGGCTGCGTGCCGGGCAGGATGCCGCCACCCGCCGCGATTTCCGCCGCTGGCTGGAACAGGACCCCGCCCATGCCAGCGCCATGGAACGGGTGGCCAGCGCCTGGGAACAGGCGGGACCCCTCCTGCCGGTGCCGTCGGTGCGTCATCAGGCACGCCCCTTCATGACCGGCTTTGCGGCGCTGGCGGCGTGTCTGGCCCTGCTGCTGGCCGTGCCGCCACAATGGCTGGCCTGGGCACGGGAGAACCACGCGACGACGCGGGGGGAGGTACGGGCGATCCAGCTTTGGGATGGCAGCGAAATCCGCCTGGATGCCGACAGCGCCGTGGAGGTCGCCTATGGCCCGTTCAGCCGGGATATCCGCCTGACACGCGGGGAGGCCTCCTTCAAGGTCGCGAGAAGCCGCCTGCGCCCCTTCGCGGTCACCGCCGACCACCTGACCATCGTGGCGACCGGCACGGAATTCATCGTGGAGGATGCGACCGACACACGCGTCACCCTGCTGGAGGGCGGGGTGGATCTGCGCGACCCGGCCAGCGATCGGGTGACAGGCCGCCTTGCCCCCGGCCAGATGGCGGTGGCCGACGGCATGCGCCCGCCCCGCATCGCCAGTGCCGACATTGAACAGGCCGGCGCCTGGCGCCAGGGCCGCCTGATCTTCAACCAGACCAGTCTGGGTGAGGCGCTGACCCGTTTCGCCCGCTATGGCGGCCCGCGCGTCACCCTGTCGGAAAACGCCGCCGCGCTGCAGGTCAGCGGCGTCTTCGCCACCGGCGATGTCGAGAAATTTGTGGCCGTGGCCGCCAAACTGCACGGTCTGGCGGTCACACGCGGCGGTGATGGCGGCATGACCCTGACGGTGGAGCGGGGGAAAAGGCGGGGGTAG
- a CDS encoding type II toxin-antitoxin system PemK/MazF family toxin has protein sequence MVRDAKGSYQPDLGDLVYINCDPKAGTEQGGRRPALVMFVKAVTAGTGLAAVVPITNQVKGGPLEVRVPAGCKITGVALPEHIRSVDWIERRMEFVSKAPQSFVDDVRRIIVLMMGGEG, from the coding sequence ATGGTGAGGGATGCCAAGGGCAGCTATCAGCCGGACCTGGGCGACCTTGTCTATATCAACTGCGATCCGAAGGCCGGCACGGAACAGGGCGGTCGCCGCCCCGCACTGGTGATGTTTGTAAAGGCTGTCACGGCGGGAACAGGGCTGGCCGCAGTCGTGCCGATCACCAATCAGGTAAAAGGCGGCCCGCTGGAAGTGCGGGTTCCTGCAGGCTGCAAGATTACCGGTGTGGCCTTGCCGGAACATATCCGCTCGGTCGATTGGATCGAACGCCGGATGGAGTTTGTCAGCAAGGCCCCCCAATCCTTCGTCGATGATGTCCGCAGGATCATCGTCTTGATGATGGGTGGGGAGGGCTGA
- a CDS encoding AbrB/MazE/SpoVT family DNA-binding domain-containing protein — MLVAISKWGNSLGLRIPKGVAEDINLQDGMAVDVRAVDGAIIIKPAPQKVTIESLMQNYRPEHRHQDVDLGDPVGKEIW, encoded by the coding sequence TCTCGAAATGGGGTAACAGCCTCGGCCTTCGTATCCCGAAGGGTGTCGCGGAGGATATCAACCTGCAGGACGGCATGGCCGTCGATGTACGGGCCGTCGATGGGGCGATTATCATCAAGCCGGCACCGCAGAAGGTGACGATTGAGTCTCTGATGCAGAATTACCGTCCTGAACATCGCCATCAGGACGTCGATCTGGGCGACCCGGTTGGGAAAGAAATATGGTGA